A genomic region of Catalinimonas niigatensis contains the following coding sequences:
- a CDS encoding ion transporter — protein MNRNLPADLTTKERLYHIIFESDTREGKNFDVALLIAILLSVLTVMLESVSSIVREYGALIRSTEWFFTVIFTIEYFLRIYCARNRKGYILSFYGMVDLISIIPTYLSLIVVGTQYVLMIRILRLLRVFRVLKLYHFLGEAEILSRALRQSAAKITVFLGAVVTLIFIVGSMMYLIEGPENGFTSIPVSIYWAIVTLTTVGYGDIAPQTIAGQMLASIVMIMGYGIIAVPTGIVSVELSKADIKNKKSRVSLNASSKQFCKPQEIKWEKIQQKAK, from the coding sequence TTGAATAGAAATCTACCCGCTGATCTTACTACCAAAGAACGCTTATACCATATCATCTTTGAGTCGGATACACGTGAAGGTAAAAACTTTGATGTTGCTCTGCTTATTGCAATTTTGTTGAGTGTACTCACAGTAATGTTGGAGAGTGTAAGCAGCATAGTGCGAGAGTATGGAGCGCTGATCCGCTCTACTGAATGGTTTTTCACTGTAATATTTACAATAGAATATTTTCTCAGAATCTATTGTGCCCGGAATCGGAAAGGATATATTTTGAGCTTTTACGGAATGGTAGATCTGATTTCAATCATTCCTACTTACTTAAGCCTAATTGTGGTAGGTACCCAGTATGTATTGATGATAAGGATTCTGAGGTTGCTCAGGGTTTTTCGTGTACTTAAGTTATATCATTTTTTAGGAGAAGCAGAAATACTGAGCAGAGCCTTGAGGCAAAGTGCTGCCAAGATCACAGTTTTTCTCGGAGCAGTAGTCACCTTGATTTTTATCGTCGGGTCTATGATGTACCTGATTGAAGGGCCAGAAAATGGATTTACCAGCATCCCTGTCAGTATTTACTGGGCAATTGTAACACTCACCACAGTAGGCTACGGAGATATAGCCCCGCAGACCATTGCCGGTCAGATGCTGGCTTCTATTGTTATGATTATGGGCTATGGTATCATAGCCGTGCCTACTGGCATCGTATCCGTAGAGTTATCCAAGGCTGATATAAAAAATAAGAAAAGTAGAGTGTCACTCAATGCTTCCTCAAAACAATTTTGTAAACCTCAGGAAATCAAATGGGAAAAAATCCAGCAAAAAGCCAAATAG
- a CDS encoding amidohydrolase, with amino-acid sequence MEDLSPILQKVVPLRHELHQHPELSGLEINTAETILNFLESSQPDKVHKNVGGHGLIFTYDSGQTGPHLMFRAELDGLRIQENNQIPHRSRFPKRGHLCGHDGHMSIIAGLGHYFGKQKPAKGKVSLLFQPAEETGEGGLQVVQSQAWQENQPDYLFALHNLPGFPAKKVLVKPGIFAAASQGLTATLKGTTSHAARPEQAKSPALALSQIIQELLDFRSANLVYEDFVLLTIVHALLGTPSFGITPGHAELRVTLRSFRNEDMSQLQHWVEEVIVKRANTAGLKHDFQYSEVFPATINHPEAYQILRNAINTLEIDNLILDTPFRWSEDFGYYTRDCKTCFFGLGAGENKPDLHHENYDFPDEIITTGLQVFSAIAKQMLG; translated from the coding sequence ATGGAGGACTTATCTCCAATCCTACAAAAAGTGGTTCCATTACGTCATGAATTGCATCAGCACCCGGAACTGTCTGGACTGGAAATCAATACAGCGGAGACCATACTCAATTTCCTGGAATCTAGCCAACCGGACAAGGTTCACAAAAATGTAGGTGGACACGGACTGATATTTACCTATGATAGCGGGCAAACAGGACCTCATCTGATGTTTAGGGCTGAGCTGGATGGTTTGCGTATACAAGAGAATAACCAAATCCCTCATCGTTCCCGGTTTCCTAAGCGAGGACATTTGTGTGGACACGATGGACATATGTCCATTATCGCAGGACTAGGTCATTATTTTGGAAAACAAAAGCCAGCAAAAGGAAAAGTGAGCCTACTTTTTCAGCCGGCAGAAGAAACAGGAGAAGGAGGACTACAGGTAGTGCAGAGCCAGGCCTGGCAGGAGAATCAGCCTGATTACCTTTTCGCATTGCATAACCTTCCGGGCTTTCCGGCAAAGAAAGTGTTGGTAAAGCCAGGTATTTTTGCGGCAGCCTCACAGGGGCTGACCGCCACATTAAAAGGAACTACTTCTCATGCTGCCCGTCCTGAGCAAGCCAAAAGTCCTGCTTTGGCATTAAGTCAAATCATACAGGAATTGCTTGATTTCAGATCTGCTAATCTGGTGTACGAAGATTTTGTGTTGCTCACCATAGTACATGCTTTGCTGGGTACACCCAGCTTTGGGATTACTCCCGGACATGCAGAACTGAGGGTAACTCTGCGCAGCTTTAGAAATGAAGATATGAGTCAACTTCAACATTGGGTGGAAGAAGTGATAGTCAAACGAGCAAATACCGCTGGTCTGAAACATGATTTTCAGTATTCAGAAGTATTTCCTGCTACGATCAATCATCCGGAGGCCTACCAGATTTTACGGAATGCTATCAACACCCTTGAGATAGATAACCTGATACTGGACACACCTTTTCGCTGGTCAGAGGATTTTGGCTACTACACCAGGGATTGTAAAACCTGTTTTTTTGGCCTGGGTGCAGGAGAAAACAAACCAGACCTGCATCATGAGAACTATGACTTTCCCGATGAAATCATCACTACCGGACTTCAGGTTTTTTCTGCAATCGCCAAACAAATGTTAGGATAA